The genomic stretch atgagagaagaggaaaaaaaaatcctaaccagAATAAGGAAGCTTGATGCTGCTGCAGTGTGATTTTGCTGGATTGAGCTACCATAAAATAGCAGcataaaaccaggaaaatataATGTAGTTTAGTACACAGGTGTCTGAGTGACAACCTGAACTTGTCTATCTTAACTGGAGAAAAGAAGTGTAGTGTTGCTCAGTAAGAAATGAGGTTGATCTGTCTGCCTTTCCATATACGCCATATTGCTGGCTGACattgaaacatttttctgttctggtttttgtAGGGGGCTTTTTCTCCACCATCTTTTCCAGTTTGTTTGGAACTCGAGAAATGAGGATTCTCATTCTGGGACTGGATGGAGCTGGAAAAACAACTATTCTCTACAGGTTGCAAGTTGGAGAAGTTGTTACCACCATTCCGAGTAAGTGATCAGTCCTGCAGTAAATCCAGCCAATTTGCCTGTAGCTCTAACACATAAACTTTGTCAGCTGAACTTGCTACAGGCTTTCTCCATGAACACAAGGACCTTATGTTGTGGGAACCTTGCACTGTTGTATTTAACACTTTCTTGCATAACAGTATTACAGTGTGCTAGAGAAGTACTACATAAAGGAATATTTTATGCTGCCCTGCTGAATGCAAAAAAGTGTTTGACTTCAAGATTGTTACCGTGATTTGGCAGGCTTTTCTTGATAGGTAAATGGTAACTGTTGACTCTATAAGTAAGTCTTTTGTCTCCAAATACATCTATTAATGCAAATTTTAGAGATCattattattgtaatttaaaaaaaaaatctgcatagaTGGTGTCAGCGAATTGTACCTCTCTTTTTTGACAAGGGTCTGCAGTTTGTGTTAAACAGAAGTGTTAGAGAAGAAGAAATCAGATGGTTTAACTTCAGCTTTACCTTAGGTAGGAAGTGTAACAAAACTTAGTGTAAGATCTCATGGAAGGAGatgatgcttattttaaaaaatgtaactgaTTTCACCAATTGTCTTAGCATTCATGCAGCCATACCCACCTATTACAGGCACCCAAATGTATGTGTCAGTCTGGCTAGGGTCACTCTGTGGAACATGAAGGACAAGGGATAGTTGGCTTGTCATGTCTCTTGGGTTCCTCCTGAATGGCCATGATAAGCTGACTTTGGTCAGGTGTTTTACCTTTTAGAAGCTATCAGTTTACTATGCCATAATCCTTTTGCCCTAGGGTTTTGCTGATTTCAGCCTCCATAAATTTTAGGCAGTCTGCATCCAACACTTAATTTCCTGTGTTGTGTTTCTCTGGACTGGCAGGAAAAGGAATGACCTATGTGATATGCTGTAACCTTACTGCCATCACTATGGTGTCAAGTCTTCTGCTGAGAAGTTGGTTCTGCTGTGGTCACACAGGAGAGTGCAGGTCTGGTGTTGACAGGAAGGACACATTCCTTAGTATTTTGTTGCTGTCAGTTCTGTACTTGGTTATCAAAACGGGCCCTTCCTTTAACCCTTGCTCTTCTGGTGATTTCAGGCACACTTCTGTTCATTTTTAACAACCGTAGCACATTACAAACCTCTACAATATGTTTACAATGTTTTTATtgtccaaagaaaaaaattaccgCATTATTTTGAGCCATAAATGTCTGTTGGGGTAACTTTGCAAAGGGTATGAACTTTATTATGTAGCTACTGAGAATTTTCAGGCTTAAAAAATTGTAAACCAGGTGCTGTaatgtcttcagaaaaataaagaaaaatcagcagtgaAATTGTTTTAACTTTTGTTTCAGCCATTGGCTTCAATGTTGAGACAGTGACATACAAGAATCTGAAATTTCAAGTTTGGGACTTGGGAGGACAAACAAGCATAAGGTAATAGATCCTTAAAATCAAAAGATATAAtgaaatttttctaaaaaatgctAAGTTCTTGGAATTCTCATGTCTAGTCCTTCTGAAAATTGGTTAAGTTTTAAAAATAGCCCATTCTCAGGAGGGTATTCTCCTCTGACAAGAGTTCAGTTAGTAAAACCCGTGTTGGACTACCAAGATCGGAAAGAAACAagtgaatattttcatttatacgcttttgctttgaaaaatgagTTTACTTGTGTAGTAGACAATTCTGTAGCATTCTGATAAAGAGGGAAGTGAGTGATGTAAACCTAAATGTTATTATTCAGTTATTCTTAAGAAGGCAAAGCTAGGAAGTTGAATTTAGGTATAGATGATAATTTTTTGTAGTGAGCCTTACAAGTTTTGTAATGAATTATTATATGCATAATTGTAGTGATCTCTTCAGTACCCCTGTACAGTCTTCCTGTGATTCCTTCTTGAATGTTAGTTAGTAGGGTGCACTGTAGCTAGTTAATTAGTAAGGTGCAGGTTCCTTCCCTTCTTAGTTTCAGTAAGATAATTCTGAAAATTTCTCAAAAcaattctttgttttgtttgttttcatcctttgggtttttttcatcctttaaTTACTTGCCtgtatgaattaatttaaaatttctctgTTTATTCTCCTTTGGTGATTATAATGATTACTTATGGCAGAATCTTGTGTTTCTTTGCTTCTCCAACCCTCAGTTATGGACCTGATGTCCTGCATCCCAAATAAGTTTGTTCCCAGCACTTCTGGCCTTTCTCTGGTTTCAAGCTGGTTTTTTTGTGAGGGttgtttggtgctttttttttcctgctgttgagTGTATTTGTACTGTCTGTTCCTTTTGTAGCCTCTTGAAGGTATCTCCTGCTTGCTTCCTGGGGCCTTTCACCCCAGAGACAGTTTTTACTTCCTCTGGGTAATCTGGCTTTCATTATCTGGCTAAAAAGCACTACTAAAAGTGCAAACTGTGACTGGCACTCATCTTTCTTCTACATTCTACAGGCCATATTGGCGGTGTTACTATTCAAATACAGACGCAGTCATTTATGTAGTGGACAGCTGTGATCGAGACAGAATTGGCACTTCAAAATCAGAGCTTGTTGCTATGTTAGAGGTAAGAAAATAAGGATGATAATTTTATCAGTAGAACAGAAATTGAGAAATTGAAACCTTTTTTTGGAGTGAATGTGAAATTTGAGTCAGTGTATCAAGTGAAGCTCAAGTTCACTTGTGAACCTTCAGCCCTCAGACCAGGCCCATGCAGCACTTCTGACTGAAAAGTACTAAATAACGCTGCAGATGTTTCACAGTTTGGGGCAGTAAGTTAGTTACATGTAGCCTTCTGGTCATACAAAAATTTATCTGCCTGCAAGGACAGCTGCTCAGTACTTCAGTGGTGGCAAAATCATGCCCTGAAGGATTTAACAGTAATTAGTATCCTGATGTGTTTTGAAGCTGAAGAATGTATGTAGAACAGGGTAGAAGGAGTAAGAAGACaagagaaacttcttttttttcccaaaaaaattcCTCCAAGCTCTTTAATATGCCTTGTTAAGTCCAGCTATCAGCTTGTTTCATAATGTAACAGGCATAATTGGCCACGTTTTGAAATTGCTCCTATGTGGTATTATGCTGGAATTGAAAGTAAATACCATTCTTTCGCTGAAGAATTTTCTGAAGATCAGAAGTCAGCAAGGTGAAAGTCATCAAGAGCTGAAGTTTCTTTTCATTGTGTCTGTTTTCTCTGCTTAAATAAATTCAGTAAAAGTCCCTGTAGCACCTTGCATCATTCCCCCTTTTTCTAGGAAGAGGAGTTGAAGAAAGCCATTTTGGTGGTGTTTGCAAATAAGCAGGACATGGAACAGGCCATGACTCCCACAGAAATGGCAAATGCACTTGGCTTACCAGCTTTGAAGGACCGAAAATGGCAGATATTCAAAACCTCTGCAACTAAAGGCACGGGGCTTGATGAAGCAATGGAATGGTGAGTAACAGTCTTAAGTATGCTGGCTCCattgaaaaaatagttttcacattgggttgttttttttttaagactggaTCTGCAGCAAGAGTTCCACATTAGAAGAAAGAGTAGCTTTCTCCTGAAAGTATTTCAGCATAATTGAAGTGACTTTTTAGTAAACTGACTTAACCTTTTTCCTAGGTTGGTGGAGGCCTTGAAGAGCAGGCAGTGATACAAACCTGACCCTTGCGAGGAAGTTTCAGCTACACCTAGCATCCCTCTTTCTGCAGTCAAGTATTTTCAGGCCAAAAATACTTGTAAATAGGACAGACTTGAGTTTGACTCTGGTAATGTGGATGCCTCTCTTGACTTGTAAAACTGAATCAAGTGAATGTCTGTGTACATTATGATTATTCCATTTCTTGCTTTAAAGGATGTACTTGTGTTAATTTGTATGAAAGTTACAGGCtgggaaaaggtttttttgttcccTTCCTCTGGTGGTTTTAAGTTTGGCTACTATATTCGTGTAATTAAAACACTAATAAAATCATTAACTGTCAGCTGTACTCATAGGCTTGCTCAAGGCTGCTTGGTTACAAGAACAACTTCTACTGCTGCCAGTTCTGACAGCCACATGCTGAACTTTTTTTTAGAGAGGTTTCCTTCAGCTGATGTTATCCTTCAGAATCCTTCAGTGGTGATAGACTGTTACAATGAAGTACAGCAGCAGAGATTAACAGGGTACCTCTAGCTCTTAACGTAGCATTggctttctgaaaggaaaatgtgtgtCTTCACTAGCCACCTACTGCCCTCCTGTGCCAGGGCTGTAATTTGAATTTAACTTCCACCTTCATGAGCTATTATTCCCATACTCAGCTTAGCCAGAAATGACAGTCAAGTTGCAGTATAGATGCAGAAACAGACAAAGGCAAGATTGTTTTCTCTCCAGAGCTAGGACGATCACAGGCATAAACACAGTTATCACATAACCCATCTtctaaaaatgaagtaaaatttaatataaaagatCATGGTAGTTTTCCATTTAACTGTACATGCTCTGGTAAATATACAGGtttggaaataaatggaaaagctTTTGTTTAAGGTCCTAGATGAAAAAGAGGACAtgaaaaaatactaataaatacaattaaaatacaggggtttttttaaatggtaattaGATCTTTAtctcaaaattactttttataaattaatcctgcaggaaagaaaagtgttttcattCCACCATTGCTAAATCTTTCAGTGCATGACTTCGAGGTCTCTTGGCCTTGTAGGTAGGGCGCAGGAattctatttttctcttccttgtttcCACTTTATTCTTATGTCTCTTCAGCTTCCTCCTTGCAGCAATGTCAGGGTTTGCTACAGTCTAGGGAAAACCAATACATTTGTTTAGTTACTACTAACAACTGCCCCTGTAAACATCAGCTACTGCCTAAGAAACTGGTGACTGAAAAGACAAGGCACAGGTTTTCTTAGGCTCCTCATAACTGAGGGTACTGTGGCTGCTCTGCCCAGGTTCACCACTGCatcactgccagcccgactgcCCACAAGGCTGAGCTTCAACAGTTTCTTGTGAAGTTTCAGAAATTAAACAATGAAACTGTCCCCATTCATGGTGAAGTTCTGCCCCAAACTCACCTTCCCGGTCAGCTCTCAAGCCTTTAGACAAACCATCTTTctcagaagagaaaggagaatcTTACCTGCAGAGCCCTCTGCTTTTTTCTCATCGCTCTTTTCTGATGGGCCTGTTTCTGCACAGAAGAAAAGGCAAGCGAAAAAGCCTCCAGTCCAACTAACTTCTTGAGCAGTTCTATGATTTCTTGGGACAGGTTCTTCAGTGTTGGATctaataaaacaaaattttcagcATAGGGAATGAAAGCCAAGAGCCCAGTAAGGATTCCCCTTTCTTTACTAAAGGAAAACTGCACTGATTCATCCTCCCCAATATACTGTAAGGCAGAAGCACTTGTGAAATCAGCTGCTTCTTCACCAGCTTTCCCACAGGACCACAAGCGGAACTTcacaaaggcaaacaaaaaataatgcttctGAGAAGCAAAAATTTTTTGCAGACGAGTACTGTCATCCTAGAGGTTAACAGAAGTGGTTTGCTGTGTACAGCCATCAGGGCTCTTCTGGACTAGGCTTTGCTGGAAATAGAGAGGATTCCAGCCTCGTTAGTCAGCATCTCTGTCCAGTACGCACAGTAAGGGCTGGCTTAATGGTTAGGATAACTAGTTAGTTACAAAGTATTCACTACAATCATTGAGAAaaaagattggggggggggggggaaggctacAAAGAGATGCTAAGGGAAAACTGAGAGCAGGGCAAATGTTTCCTTCAGTTTTCCAACAGATCCCTCTTCCAAGTGCTTGTACAGCCTTCAGAGAAGTTCATGTAAGCTGCCTGCCTCCACAACATCCACCAGTGACAAGTTCCCTGGGTCTACACCCCCCATCATGTGAAAAAACATCTCTGCAGTTATTCTGAAAAATCACTTGAAGGCCCCTGATTCTTGTgctggcagagaaagaaaaacactgatcTTTGTTCACTCACAACACTGTCAATCTCTGCCATATCTTTTCCAAGTCTCTTACTTGCTTAGCTTACAAAAAAGCCAAGGCAGCTGCTCCTTACCTAGAACAGTTACTGCTCTCCTCCCAAGTTTTCCCAGCTCTTTTGTATCCTTTCTGAGATGTGGGGACCCTGTGCTGCACACTGAATTTTCATGGCATATTCAAACGACAAGATTTATAGTAATGGAACTCTTTCCTGGTTTGTTGCCTGTTCTTTCCTCAACACTGGATTTTACTTAACACATTTTCACAAATTATCTAAACACCAGTGTCTTGCTCTTAAGCCAAGAGTCTCATGTTAAATGGGGAGTTGGTTTGTCTTTTCCCCACCAGGCCTGGCTTAAGACCTTTTAAACAAACACGTATCTCCAGGAAGAAACAAGTGGTGTTGCTCAGGCATTATCTAGCAGGACAGAGTGACCTGGACTCATTCAGAAGGAAGGGAGAAGTTCTGTGCGCAGTTCAGTAGGTGTTCGCCTGCCTGCACACCGCGCCACCTGCATTCCCGGGGCACACAGCTCCTCCCCTGCCTGCAAAGGTCACTGCACACATGGCACGCACTAAGCAAACTGACAATTCCAACTTGTACAGTCCCTTGCTCTACAGTAACACAAGTGCCATAAAACACATCCTGCTTTACATTAAAACTGAAACACACTTTTAACCATAGGTCATAGATCTTCATGCCCCTAAGCCTCACAGCAGTTCTAACACGGCAATTCAAGAACAGCACTTGGCAACAGCCTTGTTCTGGTTCCATAACACCCATACTTTGTTCCTCAGTAAGGACTCCACGAATCCACCCTTGATTACTGCCCTTTTTCCACTACATCACATGCTCAAGCTTTACCCACTTGCATGCAGGAGCCTGCCTAACCTTAATTCAGTCTTTTTTCTCACTCAACATGTAGATTTTTGTAACAGCCAACATTCTCCACCTTTCCTGCTGTTTTGGTTAAACTGCAAGTAGGTGAAATTCCCTGCTTATGGCATCTGTGCCTCAACAGACAAAAGGAGTGACAGGCAGTGCTTGTGCTGAGGCAGAGCTCTGACACACTTTCCTCTGTCTTTGTGAAGGAAATCACTTACCTTGTTCTGCATAGGTGCTGTTCAGCTCCCTGAACAGAGGGGTGAGAATTGTTGGAAGGTAGGGCTTGATCCTGTCTTTTCCCAGATCCACTGAGATTGCTCCCAGGAATTTAAAGATGCAGCTTCGCTGAAAATGAGTGTGTGGGACATGAAGTAAGGAAGGTTGGAAGGAAACTGCCTAACTGAACTGCTGCAAGAGGGCCATGCATTGCTGTTCAGTGTACGTTGTCCCAGGCACTTGAGTCAGGAACTGTTACAAGGTCTTACCTCAGCCAAGTGCAGCCTTTAAATGAGACAACCCCAAGGGATCTGTAAATGTGTGATCTGTGACTTAACCAGGCTGGCTGTTAACAACAGGCTTGTTCTCACTGTCCTATACTGATGTAGCTGAAGACATGAAAGCTCACCCCCTGTAACTGTACGCACCACAGGGAACTGCAGTGCTTTTTCCTGATGCTCTCCCATACCCTCCCCTTCTAGCAAGGCACTCCCCACTTCAAAGGCAGTGCTCTGTCCCCTCAGCATCTCTGGCCTTCCCATCCTTCCACCAACCCACGAGGGCTGGAACCAACAGCAAGAAGCAGACTGGCACAAGTCTTTTGTGAGAATGCTGAACTGAGATGCTTGTTCCTTTGGCATCTGCTAATCCTTGCTTCAGTACCAGCTTCCAGCACCCTCTGCAGCTGGTCCCCTGGAAGCAAAGAGCCAGAGCAACACTGCTGCGCAAGTGCCTACCATATCAAAAGCAACTGGTCTAACTCGGTTCCTACCTTTAAAGGGACCTTAGGGGAATATGCTGCTTCTTGCTTTGCCATGAGAGAGAGCTTCTTCATTAACCAGGGCAGTGTGGCTGGCTGGCCTTTCTCTTCTGtgtcctctcttcctccctctccttgagcagaaacatctttctcttcctcatcTTCTGAGGCCTCCTGCTCTTCCACTCCACAACTTTCCTCTTTGGCCTCTTTACCTTCTTCTAAGCCAGGGGCT from Athene noctua chromosome 3, bAthNoc1.hap1.1, whole genome shotgun sequence encodes the following:
- the ARL1 gene encoding ADP-ribosylation factor-like protein 1 — protein: MGGFFSTIFSSLFGTREMRILILGLDGAGKTTILYRLQVGEVVTTIPTIGFNVETVTYKNLKFQVWDLGGQTSIRPYWRCYYSNTDAVIYVVDSCDRDRIGTSKSELVAMLEEEELKKAILVVFANKQDMEQAMTPTEMANALGLPALKDRKWQIFKTSATKGTGLDEAMEWLVEALKSRQ